A window of Flavobacteriales bacterium contains these coding sequences:
- a CDS encoding DUF58 domain-containing protein: protein MADRQRDTTDLLKRVRRIELRTRRQSNQLFSGEYHSAFKGRGMAFSEVREYSPGDEIRTIDWNVTARTGIPHVKIFEEERELTVMLLIDVSASDDFGTQVMTKRDMITEISAVLSFSAIQNNDKVGVIFFSDQVEKFIPPKKGRSHILKIIRELLDFRPESRGTDIGEALRYLNNVVKKRSIAFVLSDFQDNSYRDPLKIASKRHDCIALQISDRREMEMPDIGLVQFLDRETGEERWVDTSSKKVRETYRDASLKNQQALEESFRKAGVDFERVFTDGEYISPLMKLFKRR, encoded by the coding sequence ATGGCCGATCGACAGCGCGATACGACCGACCTTCTCAAGCGCGTGAGGAGGATTGAATTGCGTACCCGTAGGCAATCCAATCAGCTCTTCAGTGGGGAATATCACTCTGCTTTCAAAGGGCGTGGAATGGCCTTCTCAGAGGTACGCGAGTATTCTCCCGGAGATGAGATCCGCACCATCGATTGGAATGTCACCGCTCGCACCGGGATCCCGCATGTCAAGATATTCGAAGAGGAAAGAGAACTCACCGTGATGCTGCTCATCGATGTGAGTGCCTCCGATGATTTCGGTACACAGGTGATGACCAAGCGGGATATGATCACTGAGATATCTGCCGTCCTTTCTTTCAGTGCCATTCAGAACAATGATAAGGTGGGTGTGATATTCTTCAGTGATCAAGTGGAGAAATTCATCCCTCCCAAGAAGGGCCGAAGCCACATCCTCAAGATCATCCGTGAACTATTGGATTTCAGACCCGAGTCCCGGGGCACGGATATCGGTGAAGCCCTACGCTATCTCAACAATGTGGTCAAGAAACGGAGTATCGCCTTCGTTCTCTCTGATTTCCAGGATAATTCCTATCGCGACCCATTGAAGATCGCCAGCAAGCGCCATGATTGTATCGCCCTCCAGATCTCGGATCGCAGGGAGATGGAGATGCCCGATATTGGTCTGGTCCAATTCCTGGATCGAGAGACCGGGGAAGAACGCTGGGTGGATACGTCATCCAAGAAAGTGAGGGAAACTTACCGGGACGCTTCTTTGAAAAATCAGCAAGCCCTGGAAGAATCCTTCCGAAAGGCCGGAGTCGATTTCGAGCGGGTATTCACTGATGGGGAATACATCTCGCCACTTATGAAACTATTCAAACG